One window of Nostoc sp. C052 genomic DNA carries:
- a CDS encoding NAD(P)H-quinone oxidoreductase subunit F encodes MAQFLLETVWLVPCYALIGGLLAVPWSPGIIRKTGPRPAGYVNLVMTFLAFVHSAIALQATWNHPAQEVFIPWLSTAGLDLTIALEISSISVGALVVITGLNLLAQIYAIGYMEMDWGWGRFYSLLGLFEAGLCALVLCNNLFFSYVILEVLTLGTYLLVGLWFSQPLVVTGARDAFLTKRVGDLFLLMGVLGLWPLAGTWNYTELAEWASTANVNPTVIGLVSLALIAGPMGKCAQFPLHLWLDEAMEGPVPSTILRNSVVVASGAWVLIKLQPVLSLSPIVSSAMVGIGAVTALGASLIAIAQIDMKRCQSYSVSAYMGLVFIAVGVQQNEAALLLVLTHAISAALLVMSTGGIIWNSITQDVTQLGGLWKRRPISGIAFIVGSLGLIGCPPLGSFWALMELADGLWETQPWLVGVIIGVNALTAVSLTREFALLFGGKATQMTERSPEAHWPMILPMMILLGFNLHLPFILQNLSLLPDWASLNKDVALLLNWSSIFGCSITGVIYFSNIPKPIRLPWKGLQDLIAYDFYTPNIYRMTIIFSVAKISQLADMIDRFVVDGIVNFVGLFSLLGGEGLKYSTSGQTQFYALTVLVGVSLLGMWVTWPFWGIHFLNLVFQISTIG; translated from the coding sequence ATGGCTCAGTTTCTACTAGAGACTGTTTGGCTAGTTCCGTGCTATGCCTTAATCGGTGGCTTGTTAGCCGTGCCTTGGTCGCCGGGGATCATTCGGAAAACGGGGCCAAGACCGGCGGGTTATGTAAACTTGGTGATGACATTTTTGGCGTTTGTGCATAGTGCGATCGCTTTACAAGCAACTTGGAATCACCCAGCCCAAGAAGTATTTATTCCTTGGTTATCTACGGCTGGTTTAGACTTGACTATCGCTTTGGAAATTTCTTCCATCAGTGTCGGCGCTTTAGTCGTAATCACTGGGTTGAATTTGCTGGCGCAGATTTATGCTATTGGCTACATGGAAATGGATTGGGGTTGGGGACGCTTCTATTCCTTATTGGGATTATTTGAAGCGGGACTTTGCGCCCTTGTTCTGTGTAATAATTTGTTCTTCAGCTATGTAATTTTGGAAGTCCTGACGCTGGGAACTTACCTATTAGTCGGCCTATGGTTTAGTCAGCCGTTGGTAGTTACAGGTGCAAGAGATGCTTTCTTAACCAAGCGGGTGGGAGACTTATTCTTGCTGATGGGTGTGTTGGGGTTATGGCCTCTAGCTGGGACTTGGAATTACACAGAATTAGCCGAGTGGGCGAGTACAGCCAATGTCAACCCAACAGTAATTGGATTGGTGAGTTTAGCTTTAATTGCCGGCCCGATGGGTAAATGTGCCCAGTTCCCGTTGCATCTGTGGTTGGATGAGGCGATGGAAGGCCCTGTTCCCAGTACGATTTTGCGGAACTCGGTAGTAGTTGCGAGTGGTGCATGGGTGTTGATTAAACTGCAACCTGTGTTAAGCCTCTCACCCATAGTTTCCTCAGCAATGGTAGGGATTGGTGCAGTGACGGCGCTTGGTGCATCGTTAATTGCGATCGCTCAAATCGATATGAAACGCTGTCAATCCTATTCTGTCAGTGCATACATGGGTTTAGTATTCATCGCCGTGGGAGTACAACAAAACGAAGCAGCCCTGTTGTTAGTTCTCACTCACGCCATATCCGCAGCACTATTGGTAATGAGTACGGGCGGAATTATCTGGAATAGCATCACCCAAGACGTAACCCAACTTGGTGGACTGTGGAAGCGTCGCCCGATTTCAGGAATCGCCTTTATTGTCGGCAGTTTGGGATTAATTGGTTGTCCACCACTGGGTAGCTTTTGGGCGCTGATGGAATTAGCAGATGGGCTGTGGGAAACTCAACCTTGGTTAGTGGGAGTAATAATCGGGGTAAATGCTTTGACAGCCGTGAGTTTAACCAGAGAATTCGCTTTACTTTTTGGTGGTAAAGCTACACAAATGACAGAGCGATCGCCTGAAGCTCACTGGCCGATGATTCTGCCAATGATGATTCTACTTGGCTTTAATCTACATCTTCCTTTCATCTTACAAAATTTATCACTTTTACCAGATTGGGCAAGCCTAAATAAAGATGTCGCACTACTTTTAAATTGGTCAAGTATTTTCGGTTGCAGTATCACTGGTGTGATTTATTTCAGCAATATTCCCAAACCGATTCGCCTGCCTTGGAAGGGTTTACAAGACTTAATCGCATACGATTTTTATACCCCCAATATCTATCGAATGACGATTATTTTCAGCGTTGCCAAAATTTCCCAACTTGCCGATATGATTGACCGCTTCGTAGTCGATGGCATCGTTAATTTCGTTGGTTTATTTTCCCTATTAGGTGGCGAAGGTCTCAAATACAGCACCTCTGGACAAACCCAGTTTTATGCACTCACTGTTCTTGTAGGAGTAAGTCTTTTAGGAATGTGGGTAACTTGGCCATTTTGGGGAATACACTTTTTAAATCTGGTTTTTCAAATTTCGACAATTGGATAG
- a CDS encoding ROK family protein has translation MVSSQVIGIDVGGTAIKLGRFAVDGACLQSLTVASPQPTTPEAVLAVMVDAIAQIDPDNQAVAIGVGTPGPSDAAGRIAKIAINLPGWIDVPLADWLEAKTGKPTAIANDANCALLGEAWLGAGRHFQNLILLTLGTGVGGAIILDGKLFIGHQGAAGELGLISLNPDGPICNSGNQGSLEQYACATAIRRRTLKEPIELGFLAQQGDGEALTFWQEYGNTLGIGLTSLIYVLTPQAIVIGGGISGSFEFFLPGVKAEIEKRVQPLSRVDLQILPAELGNFAGMVGAAKLAWQRYSEF, from the coding sequence GTGGTGAGTTCTCAAGTAATTGGCATTGATGTGGGAGGAACAGCGATTAAGCTGGGGCGTTTTGCAGTTGATGGTGCTTGTCTGCAATCTTTGACTGTGGCATCTCCCCAGCCGACAACACCGGAGGCGGTGCTGGCAGTGATGGTAGATGCGATCGCACAAATTGATCCAGATAATCAAGCTGTTGCGATTGGTGTTGGTACTCCTGGCCCATCGGATGCTGCGGGACGCATTGCTAAAATCGCCATTAACTTGCCTGGATGGATCGATGTGCCTTTAGCAGACTGGTTAGAAGCTAAAACTGGCAAACCGACTGCGATCGCTAATGATGCTAATTGCGCTCTTTTAGGAGAAGCTTGGCTAGGAGCCGGTCGCCACTTTCAAAATCTGATTCTGCTAACTTTAGGTACTGGGGTTGGCGGTGCAATTATCCTTGATGGCAAACTATTTATTGGACATCAAGGAGCCGCCGGGGAATTGGGTTTAATTTCATTAAATCCTGATGGGCCAATTTGTAATAGTGGCAATCAAGGCTCTTTGGAACAATATGCCTGTGCGACTGCAATTCGCCGCCGCACTCTCAAAGAACCCATCGAATTAGGCTTTCTTGCCCAACAAGGAGATGGCGAAGCATTGACTTTTTGGCAAGAGTATGGTAATACTTTGGGAATTGGTTTGACCAGTTTGATCTATGTACTCACACCGCAAGCGATCGTGATTGGCGGCGGTATCAGTGGCAGCTTTGAGTTTTTCTTACCAGGTGTAAAGGCAGAAATTGAGAAGCGAGTGCAGCCTTTATCACGAGTGGATTTACAAATATTGCCAGCAGAGTTAGGCAATTTTGCAGGGATGGTAGGTGCAGCAAAGTTGGCATGGCAACGCTATTCGGAATTTTAG
- a CDS encoding ABC transporter permease: MAITKRRLPTFLEFGKSPNLSQKLMLIGLAITLFFIFLAFFAPVLQAWGWLQNPKDFLSNPIHEPPSAKHWFGTSRLGYDVFSRTLFGAQAALQVVILATALSMIIGVPLGMLSGYLGGKLDKVLLFIMDSIYTLPGLLLSVTLAFVVGRGILNAAIAISIAYIPQYYRVVRNHTVSVKTEVFIEAAQAMGASTWVVLSRYLFFNVIQSVPVLFTLNAADAILVLGGLGFLGLGLPEEVAEWGHDLKQALEALPTGIWWTTLFPGLTMTFMVVGLSLLGEGLNEFVNPRLRRENRIRK, from the coding sequence ATGGCCATTACAAAACGGCGACTACCGACATTTTTAGAGTTTGGCAAAAGTCCCAATCTTTCCCAAAAACTCATGCTCATCGGGTTAGCCATTACCCTATTTTTCATCTTCCTGGCATTCTTCGCTCCCGTATTGCAGGCTTGGGGATGGCTGCAAAACCCGAAAGATTTTCTCTCTAATCCAATTCACGAGCCACCCTCAGCTAAACATTGGTTTGGTACTAGTCGCCTCGGCTATGATGTGTTCTCGCGGACATTGTTCGGCGCTCAAGCTGCTTTGCAGGTGGTAATTTTGGCAACGGCGCTGAGTATGATTATCGGTGTGCCTTTGGGGATGCTGAGTGGTTATCTTGGCGGGAAATTGGATAAAGTGTTGCTGTTTATTATGGATAGCATCTACACTCTACCAGGGCTACTGCTATCTGTGACACTGGCTTTTGTGGTGGGGCGTGGGATATTAAATGCAGCGATCGCTATTAGCATTGCCTACATCCCCCAATATTACCGCGTTGTCCGCAACCACACCGTTAGCGTGAAAACAGAAGTGTTCATCGAAGCTGCTCAAGCAATGGGCGCTTCTACTTGGGTTGTGCTTTCTCGTTATTTGTTTTTCAACGTCATTCAAAGCGTACCCGTTCTATTTACACTCAACGCGGCTGATGCGATTTTGGTGTTGGGCGGTTTGGGCTTTTTGGGGCTAGGACTTCCCGAAGAAGTGGCAGAATGGGGACATGATTTAAAACAAGCCCTAGAAGCTCTACCTACTGGCATTTGGTGGACTACACTTTTCCCTGGTTTGACGATGACATTCATGGTGGTAGGGTTATCACTACTTGGCGAAGGGTTAAATGAATTTGTCAATCCCCGATTACGAAGAGAAAATAGAATCCGAAAGTAG
- the trxB gene encoding thioredoxin-disulfide reductase has product MANPTVENLVIIGSGPAGYTAAIYAGRANLKPVVFEGFQAGGLPGGQLMTTTEVENFPGFPKGITGPELMDQMKAQAERWGAELYTEDVISVDLSQRPFTVRSQEREIKTNSIVIATGATAKRLGLPSEHEFWSRGISACAICDGATPIFHGAELAVIGAGDSAAEESIYLTKYGSKVNMLVRTDKMRASKAMQDRVLSNPKIQVHWNTEAVDIFGSDRMEGVKIRNTKTGEESQLHAKGLFYAVGHTPNTSLFKGQLELDEVGYVVTKHGTVETSVEGVFAAGDVQDHEFRQAITAAGTGCMAAMLAERWLSSTGLIQEFHQQPETTVNELEHQPAKKTEAEEEAGFNLDGTRHEGGYALRKLFHESDRLLLVKYVSPGCGPCHTLKPILNKVVDEFGSKIHFVEIDIDKDRDIAENAGVTGTPTVQLFKNKELVKEVKGVKQKSEYRQLIESNL; this is encoded by the coding sequence ATGGCTAACCCAACTGTAGAAAACTTGGTAATTATCGGTTCTGGCCCAGCAGGCTACACAGCCGCCATTTATGCCGGACGCGCTAACCTGAAACCCGTGGTATTTGAAGGTTTCCAAGCCGGGGGTTTACCTGGTGGGCAACTAATGACAACGACGGAAGTTGAGAACTTTCCAGGGTTTCCTAAAGGGATTACTGGCCCGGAATTGATGGATCAGATGAAGGCGCAGGCGGAGCGCTGGGGGGCTGAACTATATACTGAAGATGTTATATCAGTTGACTTGAGTCAGCGTCCCTTTACAGTGCGATCGCAAGAAAGGGAAATAAAAACCAACAGCATTGTCATTGCTACTGGTGCAACTGCAAAGCGTTTGGGCTTACCCAGCGAACATGAATTTTGGAGTCGGGGTATTTCCGCTTGTGCAATTTGCGATGGTGCAACACCAATTTTTCACGGTGCAGAATTAGCTGTAATTGGTGCTGGCGACTCGGCGGCGGAAGAGTCAATTTACCTCACCAAATACGGTTCTAAGGTGAATATGTTGGTACGCACCGATAAAATGCGAGCTTCTAAAGCTATGCAAGATAGGGTTTTGAGCAACCCGAAAATCCAGGTGCATTGGAATACAGAAGCCGTAGATATCTTCGGTAGCGATCGCATGGAAGGGGTGAAAATCCGCAATACTAAAACTGGTGAAGAGAGCCAACTGCACGCTAAAGGTTTATTCTACGCCGTTGGTCACACTCCCAATACCTCTTTATTTAAAGGGCAATTAGAACTAGATGAGGTAGGTTACGTTGTCACCAAGCACGGTACTGTGGAAACTAGTGTAGAAGGCGTTTTTGCTGCTGGCGACGTACAAGATCATGAGTTTCGACAAGCAATTACGGCTGCGGGTACTGGTTGTATGGCGGCGATGTTAGCAGAACGCTGGTTATCATCTACTGGCTTGATTCAAGAATTCCATCAACAGCCAGAAACGACGGTTAATGAATTAGAACATCAGCCAGCCAAAAAGACTGAAGCCGAGGAAGAAGCGGGATTTAACTTAGATGGGACACGCCATGAGGGAGGTTATGCCTTACGGAAATTGTTCCATGAAAGCGATCGCTTACTCCTTGTTAAATATGTCTCTCCTGGTTGCGGCCCTTGTCATACCCTGAAGCCGATTTTAAATAAAGTGGTGGATGAATTTGGCAGCAAAATTCACTTTGTAGAAATTGACATCGACAAAGACCGAGATATTGCTGAAAATGCTGGTGTGACAGGAACACCAACGGTTCAATTGTTCAAAAACAAAGAACTGGTGAAGGAAGTCAAAGGCGTGAAGCAAAAGAGCGAATACCGCCAGTTGATTGAAAGTAATCTGTAA
- a CDS encoding restriction endonuclease subunit R — translation MVQTIPARDISLYELEEKFGLQLATDTNFFPEWTENLPTLTDAEKQAIARVKSNYLNLNKHRLMSEEAVKMVVLSPLLDLAGFYQPPFKIETETSVEISAEDESFLVKGNIDVLVIQKRFWVLVIESKSSKFDVMTAYLKHLLICLIVQILHNRLLVY, via the coding sequence ATGGTTCAAACAATCCCAGCGAGAGATATAAGTCTTTACGAATTAGAAGAAAAATTTGGTTTGCAGCTTGCCACAGACACCAACTTCTTTCCAGAATGGACAGAAAATTTACCAACTCTGACTGATGCAGAGAAGCAAGCAATCGCACGAGTCAAAAGCAACTATTTAAACTTGAATAAGCACCGTCTGATGTCAGAAGAGGCGGTAAAGATGGTAGTACTGTCTCCTTTACTCGATTTAGCTGGGTTTTATCAACCTCCTTTTAAGATTGAAACCGAGACTTCTGTAGAGATTTCTGCCGAAGACGAAAGCTTTCTCGTTAAAGGAAACATTGATGTCCTTGTCATCCAAAAACGTTTTTGGGTACTTGTCATCGAATCTAAAAGCAGTAAATTTGATGTGATGACAGCCTACCTCAAGCACTTGCTTATATGCTTGATCGTCCAAATCCTGCACAACCGACTTTTGGTTTACTAA